A genomic segment from Nicotiana sylvestris chromosome 1, ASM39365v2, whole genome shotgun sequence encodes:
- the LOC138873662 gene encoding uncharacterized protein, whose protein sequence is MHFGFEASCRHECPGSSGLGILGFSGAPNSRRMGNARSEAHTKPTMLHDLFQRFRSVEFSHIPRVHNEVADALATLASMLHHPDKAYVDPLHIQVRDQHAYCNMIEEEFDGELWIHDIKEYIRMGIYPVQATGDQKRTIRWLASGCLLSGGVLYKRTPDLGLLRCIDARQATSVMSEVHSGVYGPHISGYVLAKKILRAGYYWLTME, encoded by the coding sequence atgcattttgggtttgaggctagctgcagacatgaatGTCCGGGAAGTTCTGGTCTTGGGATACTCGGATtttctggtgcaccaaattcaaggagaatgggaaacgcgagatctgaagctcataccaaaCCGACAATGTTGCATGATCTTTTTCAACGGTTTAGGTCAGTGGAGTTCAgtcatattccaagggtccataatgaggtcgccgatgctttggctaccctagcgtcaatgttgcaccatccggacaaagcctatgttgatcctttgcacattcaagtgcgagatcaacatgcttactgcaacatgattgaagaggAATTTGATGGCGAACTGTGgatccatgatatcaaggaatacatcagaatggggatatacccggtacaagccacgggggatcaaaagagaacaattcgatggtTGGCAAGCGGATGTCTattgagtggaggagttttgtataaaagaacaccagacctgggattgttaagatgcatagatgctagacaagctacgtctgtcatgtccgaagtacattcaggagtctacGGACCACATAttagcggatatgtgttggcaaagaaaattctccgagcaggttattattggctcaccatggagtga